A DNA window from Sulfitobacter sp. BSw21498 contains the following coding sequences:
- a CDS encoding patatin-like phospholipase family protein has protein sequence MTCTKPTSDLLGRRLLLMGLGVTALSACSSRVQIPLETRVATDDDPLSRFRLFADDGPDEWLKHLHPPQSSSGSSDGPNVLALSGGGEDGAFGAGALVGWSARGDRPDFDLVTGISTGALIAPFAFMGQDYDEVLTRVFTQSDASDIMRMRPFQAVFSDALYDTSPLAVLIEENTPPSFLRAIAQKHKAGNSLLVVTSELDSARASVWDMGAIAAAGQYDLFRSIMRASAALPGLFPPVNLRYSVNDKTYAETHVDGGVHMQFLAVPNFAFTTPDQKLQGGHIYVLINNTLNPAPETVRRSALSISQQALTTTGRANALLQVNATQLYARERGLRFSVTSIDPSSGIVYDPSDRFSSTYMNALYQHGAERAQNGALWTNA, from the coding sequence ATGACGTGCACGAAACCAACCAGTGACCTTTTGGGCCGCCGCTTGCTTCTCATGGGTCTTGGGGTAACCGCCCTTTCAGCCTGCTCAAGCCGCGTTCAGATCCCCTTGGAAACGCGTGTTGCAACAGACGATGACCCGCTGTCTCGGTTTCGTCTCTTTGCGGATGATGGGCCGGATGAATGGCTCAAACACCTGCATCCCCCGCAATCCTCGTCGGGGTCTTCCGACGGGCCGAACGTGCTGGCCCTATCCGGCGGCGGTGAGGATGGTGCTTTTGGTGCAGGCGCGCTTGTTGGCTGGTCCGCACGGGGCGACAGACCCGACTTTGACCTGGTGACCGGTATCTCGACCGGAGCGCTGATCGCGCCCTTTGCGTTTATGGGACAGGACTATGACGAGGTTCTGACCCGCGTCTTCACCCAAAGTGATGCAAGTGACATCATGCGGATGCGTCCATTTCAAGCAGTCTTCAGCGACGCGCTATATGACACTTCTCCGCTTGCAGTGTTGATCGAGGAAAACACCCCACCCTCGTTCCTCCGTGCCATTGCGCAAAAGCATAAAGCGGGAAATAGTCTGCTGGTCGTAACCTCGGAGCTTGATAGTGCGCGAGCCTCGGTCTGGGACATGGGTGCCATCGCCGCCGCAGGGCAATACGATCTGTTTCGCAGTATAATGCGGGCGTCTGCTGCATTGCCGGGCCTCTTTCCGCCCGTGAACCTGCGATACAGTGTGAATGATAAAACCTATGCGGAAACACATGTCGACGGTGGCGTTCACATGCAGTTTCTGGCGGTACCTAATTTCGCGTTCACAACACCTGATCAGAAGCTGCAAGGCGGGCATATCTACGTCCTCATCAACAACACGCTTAACCCTGCACCTGAGACAGTAAGAAGATCCGCGCTAAGCATCTCGCAACAAGCGCTCACGACAACAGGCAGAGCAAATGCATTGTTACAGGTCAACGCGACGCAGCTTTACGCGCGAGAAAGGGGGCTCCGCTTTTCGGTGACATCGATCGATCCGAGTTCGGGGATCGTCTATGATCCGTCGGATCGGTTTTCATCAACTTATATGAACGCCCTTTATCAGCACGGGGCGGAGCGGGCGCAGAATGGCGCTCTTTGGACGAACGCATAG
- a CDS encoding LysR family transcriptional regulator, with amino-acid sequence MQKLHEFLRMGDLAAFVGIVDGGGFAESARRRGVSASTLSRSVTRLEEQLKVTLLRRTTRSIEITPEGAAVLAEAREILDRSEALQEIATSGQAPAGPLRVNAPVPYVLHVLAPRLAEFRTRYPDIQLSIDMTDALVDLIGSHADVAIRLGQLPDSDMLHRPLGRTSWKLVATPEYLDRNGWPKTPTDLARLEQVRFAAPDHINTLRFTGLPTPVTVPPALTAGNGEAVRQMVLSGLGIARFSDFMIADDIEAGRLVELFPGRLDAAPLDISALYLTRVSGLRRLGVFLDWLGNLSEG; translated from the coding sequence TTGCAAAAACTGCACGAATTTCTGCGCATGGGGGACTTGGCCGCCTTCGTCGGGATCGTTGATGGTGGGGGCTTTGCTGAATCCGCGCGGCGCAGAGGGGTGTCTGCCTCAACACTCAGCCGGTCGGTCACGCGGCTGGAAGAGCAGCTGAAAGTCACGCTGCTGCGCCGGACCACGCGGTCCATCGAAATCACACCCGAAGGCGCCGCCGTTCTGGCTGAGGCGCGCGAGATTTTAGATCGTAGCGAAGCCCTGCAAGAGATCGCCACAAGTGGACAGGCCCCTGCCGGACCGCTGCGTGTAAACGCACCGGTTCCTTACGTCCTGCATGTTCTCGCCCCGCGGCTGGCCGAGTTCCGCACCCGATATCCCGACATCCAGCTGTCGATTGACATGACGGATGCGCTGGTGGACCTAATCGGCAGTCACGCGGATGTTGCCATTCGGCTGGGACAACTGCCCGATAGCGACATGTTGCACCGCCCCTTGGGGCGCACGTCATGGAAGTTAGTGGCGACGCCGGAATATCTCGATCGCAACGGCTGGCCCAAAACACCAACCGACCTCGCACGGCTGGAGCAAGTGCGCTTTGCGGCACCAGATCATATCAACACGCTGCGCTTTACCGGTCTGCCCACCCCCGTGACGGTGCCCCCCGCCCTGACTGCGGGCAATGGGGAGGCCGTTCGCCAGATGGTATTAAGCGGTCTGGGCATCGCGCGGTTTTCCGATTTCATGATCGCAGATGACATCGAGGCGGGCCGATTGGTGGAGCTGTTTCCCGGCCGACTTGACGCCGCCCCACTGGATATCTCAGCGCTCTACCTTACCCGCGTATCAGGATTGCGCCGTCTGGGCGTCTTTTTGGATTGGCTGGGGAACCTTAGCGAAGGCTAA
- a CDS encoding MFS transporter, with amino-acid sequence MPLALWAPTISAFAVGTTEFVIVGLLPTIAADLGVSIPSAGLLVSLYALGVTIGAPVLTAMADRVPRKTLLLLLLALFTLGNAYAAFAPDYGSLVAARFITGLAHGVFFAIASTIATDLVEPEKESSAIALVFLGLTVALVTGVPLGTFIGQNFGWQSTFLGVVVLGVIGFIASAILVPANLSKTASAGIKAQLQVLTSPRLLLVYLITAVGYGGNFIAFTFLAPMLNEVTGLSAGAVSLVLLLYGASVAVGNIAGGKLADRIGAVASLMVIFSGLAISLVALGAFLTHPIAAIAVAAFWGGFAFANVPPLQSYVVQIAREVSPGAVDVASGLNIGAFNLGIAGGAWAGGLVVEGIGLAAAPYIAAGVVVVGIVLVRLSGPSRSGRTPTVDVASGAQ; translated from the coding sequence ATGCCACTTGCCCTATGGGCGCCGACCATCAGCGCTTTTGCCGTCGGTACGACCGAGTTCGTTATCGTCGGCTTGCTTCCCACCATCGCCGCCGATCTTGGCGTTTCCATTCCTTCCGCTGGCCTGCTGGTCAGCCTCTATGCGCTTGGCGTGACCATCGGCGCGCCAGTGCTGACCGCCATGGCAGACCGTGTGCCGCGGAAAACGCTGTTGCTGCTCTTGCTGGCGCTGTTCACGCTCGGCAATGCTTATGCTGCCTTTGCGCCGGATTACGGCAGCCTTGTCGCTGCGCGCTTTATTACTGGCCTCGCCCACGGCGTGTTCTTTGCTATCGCCTCGACTATCGCCACGGACCTTGTGGAACCTGAAAAGGAAAGCTCGGCTATTGCGCTGGTGTTCCTTGGTTTGACTGTCGCGCTTGTGACGGGTGTTCCCTTGGGGACGTTCATCGGCCAGAACTTTGGCTGGCAGTCAACTTTCCTTGGCGTTGTCGTGCTTGGCGTTATCGGTTTCATCGCTTCTGCCATTTTGGTGCCCGCCAATCTGTCCAAGACCGCATCAGCGGGAATCAAAGCCCAACTACAGGTGCTGACTTCGCCGCGCCTTCTGTTGGTCTACCTGATCACGGCTGTCGGCTATGGCGGCAACTTCATTGCCTTTACCTTCCTTGCACCGATGCTGAACGAAGTCACGGGTCTGTCTGCGGGCGCGGTTAGTCTTGTGCTATTGCTCTACGGTGCATCTGTTGCCGTAGGAAATATCGCCGGTGGCAAACTGGCTGACCGTATCGGTGCAGTCGCGTCCCTGATGGTGATTTTCTCTGGCCTTGCGATATCACTGGTCGCACTTGGTGCCTTCCTTACACACCCGATTGCAGCCATCGCGGTTGCGGCCTTCTGGGGCGGCTTTGCCTTCGCCAACGTGCCGCCGCTGCAATCGTATGTCGTGCAAATTGCGCGCGAAGTATCCCCGGGTGCGGTCGATGTGGCATCCGGTCTGAACATCGGTGCGTTCAACCTTGGCATCGCCGGGGGTGCATGGGCCGGGGGGCTTGTTGTGGAAGGCATAGGCCTTGCCGCTGCGCCCTACATCGCCGCTGGTGTGGTGGTTGTCGGGATTGTTCTGGTGCGCCTATCCGGGCCCTCCCGATCAGGCCGCACGCCGACTGTCGATGTGGCGTCAGGCGCGCAATGA
- the gyrB gene encoding DNA topoisomerase (ATP-hydrolyzing) subunit B, with product MSDTDQLPEEYGADSIKVLKGLEAVRKRPGMYIGDTDDGSGLHHMVYEVVDNGIDEALAGHADAVNVTIHDDSSISVRDNGRGIPVGIHQEEGVSAAEVIMTQLHAGGKFDSNSYKVSGGLHGVGVSVVNALSDWLELRIWREGKEHIARFEGGFTTEHLSVVGPTDRTGTEVRFMASTSTFSNLEYSFETLEKRLRELAFLNSGVRIILTDERPADPLRSELFYEGGVKEFVKYLDRSKSSVMPEPIFITGEKDDIGVEVAMWWNDSYHENVLPFTNNIPQRDGGAHMAGFRGALTRTINNYAQASGIAKKEKISFTGDDAREGLTCVLSVKVPDPKFSSQTKDKLVSSEVRPAVEGLVNEKLSEWFEENPQIAKIVVGKIIEAAHAREAARKARDLTRRKTAMDVNFLAGKLKDCSEKDPSKTEVFLVEGDSAGGSAQTGRDRQTQAILPLKGKILNVERARFDRMLGSQEIGNLVMALGTGIGRDEFNIDKLRYHKIVIMTDADVDGAHIRTLLLTFFYRQMPKLIENGHLYIAQPPLYKVSRGKSEVYLKDQAAMEDYLIQQGIDGAMLKQGNGEEITGQDLARVVDLARQMRRVLEAFPTHYPRHILEQAAIAGAFVPGAVDSDLQGVADKVAVRLNLIALEWERGWQGRITQDHGVRLARILRGVEEVRTLDGRMLRSGEAKRSGGFTEHLQDVYGTTAKLVRKDRSQLIHGPMDLLEAILAEGEKGLSLQRYKGLGEMNPDQLWETTLDPDARTLLQVKVADMAEADDLFTKLMGDVVEPRREFIQQNALNVANLDF from the coding sequence ATGTCCGACACCGATCAGCTCCCCGAGGAATACGGCGCAGATTCCATCAAGGTTCTAAAAGGCTTAGAAGCTGTTCGCAAACGTCCGGGCATGTACATCGGTGACACCGATGACGGGTCGGGTTTGCACCACATGGTCTATGAGGTCGTGGACAACGGCATCGACGAGGCGCTGGCCGGTCATGCGGATGCGGTGAACGTCACAATCCACGACGACAGCTCCATTTCTGTCCGCGATAACGGGCGCGGCATTCCGGTTGGCATCCACCAAGAAGAAGGCGTTTCCGCAGCCGAGGTCATCATGACCCAGCTGCACGCGGGCGGTAAGTTCGACAGCAACTCCTACAAGGTGTCGGGCGGTTTGCACGGCGTGGGTGTGTCGGTTGTGAACGCCCTCTCCGACTGGCTTGAGCTGCGCATCTGGCGCGAAGGCAAAGAACACATCGCACGCTTTGAGGGCGGCTTTACCACAGAGCACTTGAGCGTTGTTGGCCCGACTGACCGTACGGGTACTGAAGTACGTTTCATGGCCTCGACAAGCACGTTTTCGAACCTCGAATACAGCTTTGAAACGCTGGAAAAACGCCTGCGCGAACTGGCCTTCCTGAACTCCGGTGTGCGGATCATCCTAACGGACGAACGCCCTGCCGACCCCCTGCGCTCAGAACTGTTCTATGAAGGCGGCGTGAAGGAATTCGTGAAATACCTCGACCGCTCAAAATCCTCTGTCATGCCAGAACCGATTTTCATCACCGGTGAAAAGGATGATATCGGGGTCGAGGTCGCGATGTGGTGGAATGACAGCTACCACGAAAATGTCCTGCCGTTTACCAACAACATCCCACAACGCGATGGCGGCGCCCATATGGCGGGCTTTCGGGGCGCATTGACGCGGACGATCAATAACTACGCTCAAGCTTCCGGCATTGCCAAGAAAGAGAAAATCTCCTTTACCGGCGATGACGCGCGCGAAGGTCTGACGTGCGTGCTGTCCGTCAAGGTGCCGGACCCCAAGTTTAGCTCGCAGACCAAAGACAAATTGGTCAGCTCAGAGGTGCGCCCCGCCGTCGAGGGCTTGGTCAACGAAAAGCTGTCCGAATGGTTCGAAGAGAACCCCCAGATCGCCAAGATCGTCGTCGGCAAAATTATTGAAGCCGCTCACGCCCGCGAAGCGGCGCGCAAAGCCCGCGATCTGACCCGTCGCAAGACCGCCATGGATGTGAATTTCCTTGCCGGCAAGCTCAAGGATTGCTCTGAAAAAGACCCGTCCAAAACCGAAGTCTTCCTGGTGGAGGGTGACTCAGCCGGTGGTTCTGCGCAAACTGGCCGTGACCGCCAGACCCAGGCAATTCTGCCATTGAAGGGTAAAATCCTGAACGTCGAGCGTGCACGGTTTGACCGGATGCTGGGCAGTCAGGAAATTGGTAACCTTGTTATGGCGCTTGGCACAGGTATTGGCCGCGACGAATTCAACATCGACAAGCTGCGCTACCACAAGATCGTCATCATGACTGATGCGGACGTCGACGGCGCGCACATCCGCACGCTGCTGCTCACGTTCTTCTATCGCCAGATGCCGAAGCTGATCGAGAACGGCCACCTCTATATTGCGCAGCCGCCCTTGTACAAAGTGTCGCGCGGCAAGTCTGAAGTCTATCTGAAAGACCAGGCCGCGATGGAAGACTACCTGATCCAGCAAGGCATTGATGGTGCTATGTTAAAACAGGGTAACGGCGAAGAAATCACCGGTCAGGATCTGGCCCGCGTCGTCGATCTGGCGCGCCAGATGCGCCGTGTTCTCGAAGCCTTCCCGACCCATTATCCCCGTCATATTCTAGAACAGGCAGCTATCGCCGGTGCCTTTGTTCCAGGCGCGGTCGATTCCGATTTGCAAGGTGTGGCCGATAAGGTCGCCGTGCGTCTGAACCTCATTGCGCTGGAATGGGAACGCGGTTGGCAGGGCCGTATCACGCAAGACCACGGCGTCCGTCTCGCCCGTATCCTGCGCGGCGTGGAAGAAGTCCGCACCCTTGATGGCCGCATGCTCCGCTCCGGCGAAGCAAAGCGTTCCGGCGGTTTCACAGAGCATCTGCAAGACGTCTATGGCACGACCGCCAAGCTGGTACGCAAAGACCGCAGCCAGCTCATCCACGGTCCTATGGACCTGCTTGAGGCAATCCTCGCAGAGGGTGAAAAAGGCCTGTCCCTGCAGCGCTACAAAGGCTTGGGCGAAATGAACCCTGATCAGCTTTGGGAAACCACGCTCGACCCCGACGCGCGGACCCTGCTGCAAGTCAAAGTGGCCGATATGGCCGAAGCAGATGATCTCTTTACCAAGCTCATGGGCGACGTCGTGGAACCCCGCCGCGAGTTCATCCAGCAAAATGCGCTGAACGTAGCAAACCTCGATTTTTAG
- a CDS encoding LysE family translocator encodes MTIALPDLLLYCGALLILFLTPGPVWLAIMARALSGGFASAWPLAVGVAIGDMLWPLVAVLGISWILSVFDMFMLGMRWIACGVFLIMGSLLIRHADAKIDRDSRLTRPGAWAGFGAGLLAILGNPKAVLFYIGVLPGFFDLRSVTAVDVGAIIAVSVVIPLLGNLSVAALVGKLRGLMTNPATLKRINIVAGTLLICVGLLIPFI; translated from the coding sequence ATGACCATCGCCCTGCCCGACCTGCTGCTGTATTGCGGTGCGCTGCTCATCCTGTTTCTGACACCCGGTCCGGTGTGGTTGGCGATCATGGCGCGGGCATTGTCGGGCGGATTTGCATCCGCTTGGCCGCTCGCCGTTGGTGTCGCAATCGGTGATATGCTGTGGCCACTGGTGGCGGTGCTTGGCATCAGCTGGATTCTGTCGGTCTTTGATATGTTCATGTTGGGCATGCGCTGGATTGCATGCGGTGTGTTCCTGATCATGGGCTCCCTGCTGATCCGCCATGCCGACGCTAAAATCGACCGCGACAGCCGTCTCACGCGGCCAGGTGCCTGGGCTGGTTTCGGGGCCGGTCTGCTTGCCATTCTGGGCAATCCAAAAGCGGTATTGTTCTACATCGGCGTGCTGCCGGGCTTCTTTGATCTGCGCAGCGTTACCGCAGTTGATGTGGGTGCGATCATCGCGGTCTCGGTCGTAATTCCGCTGCTTGGCAATCTCTCTGTCGCCGCTTTGGTGGGCAAATTGCGCGGCCTGATGACCAACCCTGCCACGCTGAAACGCATCAACATTGTGGCCGGCACGCTATTGATCTGCGTAGGTTTGCTCATTCCCTTCATCTAA
- the recF gene encoding DNA replication/repair protein RecF (All proteins in this family for which functions are known are DNA-binding proteins that assist the filamentation of RecA onto DNA for the initiation of recombination or recombinational repair.) — protein MSGLFLSQLTLSHFRSHKRAVIDSDARPVSIFGPNGAGKTNILEAVSLLSPGRGLRRSSASDMTRRPEALGWKITAHLHSLGQVHEIEVWSEAGAARQLRIDGKAVAQNGLGRIARVLWLIPSMDRLWIEGAEGRRRFLDRMTLSFLPDHADQSLAYEKAMRERNRLLKDMVREPSWYVALEQQMAEAGSAIHANRVAALQAITEAQAQAETAFPTATLNLICDMPKTADGLRQALADSRMRDLSAGRTLIGPHRADLEGVYAAKDVPARDCSTGEQKALLVSLILANARALAADFGAPPLLLLDEVAAHLDESRRAALYEELSALGAQAWMTGTGEELFDTLGPRAQRLEVTDADGLSTARMLP, from the coding sequence ATGAGCGGCCTATTTTTATCCCAGCTGACGCTGTCGCATTTCCGTTCGCATAAACGGGCGGTGATCGACAGCGATGCGCGACCGGTATCGATCTTTGGTCCGAATGGCGCGGGCAAAACCAATATCCTCGAAGCGGTATCTTTGCTGTCGCCCGGACGTGGCCTGCGGCGGTCGAGCGCGTCGGATATGACACGCCGGCCAGAGGCGCTTGGCTGGAAAATCACCGCACATCTTCACAGCTTAGGACAGGTTCACGAGATCGAGGTCTGGTCAGAAGCAGGCGCGGCGCGACAGCTGCGCATTGACGGCAAAGCCGTAGCGCAGAACGGTTTAGGGCGCATCGCGCGGGTGCTGTGGTTGATCCCGTCGATGGACCGTCTGTGGATCGAAGGGGCCGAAGGGCGCCGCCGCTTTCTGGACCGTATGACCCTCAGCTTTCTGCCTGACCATGCAGATCAGTCGCTGGCCTACGAGAAGGCCATGCGGGAACGCAACCGCCTGCTCAAAGATATGGTGCGCGAACCGTCGTGGTATGTCGCGCTGGAACAGCAGATGGCCGAAGCCGGAAGCGCGATCCACGCCAACCGTGTTGCTGCCCTTCAAGCGATCACCGAAGCGCAGGCGCAGGCCGAAACCGCCTTTCCGACCGCCACACTTAATCTGATCTGCGACATGCCCAAAACCGCCGACGGGCTGCGTCAGGCGCTTGCCGATAGCCGCATGCGCGATCTTTCGGCTGGGCGGACATTGATCGGCCCGCATCGTGCCGACCTTGAAGGCGTCTATGCCGCTAAAGATGTCCCCGCGCGCGATTGTTCAACCGGAGAGCAGAAGGCGCTGCTGGTATCGCTGATCCTTGCCAACGCCCGCGCTTTGGCCGCTGATTTTGGCGCGCCCCCTTTGTTGCTGCTCGACGAGGTCGCGGCACATCTGGATGAAAGCCGCCGCGCCGCGCTGTATGAAGAACTAAGCGCACTTGGCGCGCAGGCCTGGATGACCGGCACCGGGGAAGAGCTGTTCGACACGCTCGGCCCGCGCGCGCAACGGCTTGAGGTGACAGACGCCGACGGATTGTCGACCGCAAGAATGCTCCCATGA
- the dnaN gene encoding DNA polymerase III subunit beta, protein MKFSIERAALLKAVSQAQSVVERRNTIPILANVLIEAEGSDASFRATDLDIEVVDKAPAQVERAGATTVSATTLHEIVRKLPDGALISLTADNAAGRLTVEAGRSNFSLATLPREDFPVMATSEYQSNFKAPAPVLRRLFDKSKFAISTEETRYYLNGVYMHISDSDGSKVLRCVATDGHRLARIDAPMPDGAAEMPGVIVPRKTVGELRKLLDDDDMEIAVSVSETKIRFATPHITLTSKVIDGTFPDYTRVIPQGNTRKMEVDASDFARAVDRVATVSSERSRAVKLQLDEDRLVLSVNAPDSGAAEEELVVAYADERLEIGFNAKYLLEIASQVDRENAVFLFNSSGDPTLMREGNDMSAVYVVMPMRV, encoded by the coding sequence ATGAAATTCAGCATCGAACGCGCCGCGCTGCTTAAGGCCGTATCACAGGCCCAATCAGTGGTTGAGCGCCGCAACACCATCCCAATTCTCGCCAACGTGCTGATCGAGGCCGAAGGCTCCGACGCGTCGTTCCGCGCGACCGATCTGGATATCGAGGTTGTCGATAAGGCCCCCGCTCAGGTGGAACGCGCCGGTGCGACCACCGTATCGGCAACCACGCTGCATGAAATCGTGCGCAAGCTGCCCGACGGTGCGTTGATCAGTCTGACCGCAGACAACGCCGCGGGGCGTCTGACTGTTGAAGCAGGCCGGTCCAATTTCTCACTGGCGACGCTGCCACGCGAAGATTTCCCCGTGATGGCCACCTCTGAATATCAGTCGAACTTCAAGGCCCCTGCCCCCGTGCTGCGCCGGCTGTTCGACAAATCCAAATTCGCCATCTCGACCGAAGAAACGCGGTATTACCTGAACGGCGTCTACATGCATATTTCGGACAGCGACGGCAGCAAGGTTCTGCGCTGCGTTGCGACCGATGGCCACCGCCTGGCCCGCATCGACGCGCCCATGCCGGACGGTGCCGCTGAAATGCCCGGCGTGATCGTCCCCCGCAAAACCGTGGGTGAATTGCGCAAGCTTCTGGATGACGATGATATGGAAATCGCCGTTTCCGTGTCCGAGACAAAGATCCGCTTTGCCACGCCGCATATCACGCTGACTTCGAAAGTTATCGACGGGACGTTCCCCGACTACACGCGCGTGATTCCGCAGGGCAACACACGTAAAATGGAAGTCGACGCCAGCGATTTTGCCCGCGCCGTTGACCGTGTTGCGACCGTAAGCTCTGAACGGTCGCGTGCCGTCAAACTGCAACTGGACGAAGACCGTCTGGTGTTGTCGGTCAATGCACCTGACAGCGGTGCAGCCGAAGAAGAGTTGGTCGTCGCCTATGCGGACGAACGGCTCGAGATCGGGTTCAACGCGAAATACCTGCTTGAGATTGCAAGCCAGGTAGATCGTGAAAATGCGGTATTCCTGTTCAACTCCTCCGGTGATCCGACGCTGATGCGCGAGGGCAATGATATGTCTGCCGTGTATGTCGTTATGCCGATGCGTGTGTGA
- the dnaA gene encoding chromosomal replication initiator protein DnaA, with amino-acid sequence MMQAEWTTIRGRLLKTVGQNNFTTWIDPLTVGPIDDGICTLFVPTNFFGNYVSQNFADLLLHEMQSEDISISRLKFAVAPQDKPTAVDPVTARPKPAAAVHPANSQINTAPLDARFSFDNFVVGKPNELAHAAARRVAEGGPVTFNPLFLYGGVGLGKTHLMHAIAQELQIRKPELNVLYLSAEQFMYRFVQALRDRKMMDFKEIFRSVDVLMVDDVQFIAGKDSTQEEFFHTFNALVDQNKQIIISADRAPGEIKDLEDRVKSRLQCGLVVDLHPTDYELRLGILQNKVDAQRKNYPGLEVEAGVLEFLAHRITTNVRVLEGALTRLFAFASLVGREINMDLTQDCLADVLRASERKVSVEEIQRKVSEHYNIRLSDMVGPKRLRSYARPRQVAMYLCKKMTSRSLPEIGRRFGGRDHTTVMHGVKRIEELKQNDGQIAEDLELLRRSLEA; translated from the coding sequence CCCGATCGATGACGGCATCTGCACGTTGTTCGTGCCGACCAACTTCTTTGGCAACTATGTCAGCCAGAACTTTGCCGATCTGCTGCTGCATGAAATGCAATCCGAAGACATCAGCATCAGCCGCCTGAAATTTGCTGTGGCCCCACAGGACAAGCCCACCGCCGTCGATCCTGTGACTGCCCGCCCCAAGCCCGCCGCCGCGGTTCATCCTGCGAACAGCCAAATCAACACTGCCCCGCTTGATGCGCGCTTTAGCTTTGACAACTTTGTTGTCGGCAAACCCAACGAGCTGGCCCACGCCGCCGCGCGTCGCGTTGCCGAAGGGGGCCCCGTCACGTTCAACCCGCTGTTCCTGTATGGTGGCGTCGGTCTGGGTAAAACGCACCTGATGCACGCCATCGCGCAAGAGCTTCAGATCCGCAAACCCGAGCTGAACGTGCTGTATCTCTCTGCCGAACAGTTTATGTACCGTTTTGTTCAGGCATTGCGCGATCGCAAGATGATGGACTTCAAGGAAATCTTCCGCTCTGTCGACGTGCTGATGGTGGACGATGTCCAGTTCATCGCCGGCAAGGACAGCACGCAGGAAGAGTTCTTTCACACGTTCAACGCGCTCGTGGACCAGAACAAGCAGATCATTATTTCGGCAGACCGCGCCCCGGGCGAGATCAAGGATCTGGAAGACCGCGTGAAATCGCGTCTGCAGTGTGGTCTGGTCGTAGATCTGCACCCCACCGACTATGAACTGCGTCTTGGCATTCTGCAAAACAAGGTCGATGCACAGCGCAAGAACTACCCCGGTCTCGAAGTCGAGGCAGGCGTGCTGGAATTTCTGGCACACCGGATCACCACCAACGTCCGTGTGCTTGAAGGCGCGCTGACCCGCCTCTTCGCCTTTGCGTCACTGGTGGGCCGCGAGATCAACATGGACTTGACGCAGGATTGCCTTGCCGACGTGCTCCGCGCGTCCGAGCGCAAAGTCAGCGTTGAAGAAATCCAGCGCAAAGTGTCCGAACATTACAACATCCGCCTCAGCGATATGGTCGGCCCCAAGCGTCTGCGCAGCTACGCGCGCCCGCGTCAGGTCGCCATGTATCTGTGCAAGAAAATGACCAGCCGGTCGCTGCCTGAAATCGGGCGTCGCTTTGGCGGGCGCGATCACACCACGGTTATGCACGGCGTCAAACGCATCGAAGAGCTGAAACAGAACGACGGTCAGATCGCCGAAGATCTGGAACTGCTGCGCCGCTCTCTCGAGGCTTAA